The following are encoded in a window of Solibacillus sp. FSL R7-0668 genomic DNA:
- a CDS encoding SIR2 family NAD-dependent protein deacylase: MIETVASWLQHSTSTVILTGAGMSTESGIPDFRSKAGWWKSVDPRTVATVESLAGNYALFREFYQLRIEALEQAKPHKGHEILASWEQRGLVALVATQNVDGLHQLAGNKDVAELHGNIVTIRCAKCRKPHSKSHFMENAVCTYCMHHLRPNVVLFGEALPQEAWNRTFNTVQSADVVLVIGTSLEVYPVNQLPKMAKGKLVYINLEVGTHTQGFDAMIQGTAGAVLVQLDAFLSR; encoded by the coding sequence ATGATTGAAACGGTAGCATCATGGCTTCAACATTCCACATCTACGGTCATTTTAACGGGTGCCGGCATGTCGACGGAATCGGGTATACCTGATTTTCGTTCGAAGGCAGGTTGGTGGAAGTCTGTAGATCCGCGAACGGTCGCAACGGTTGAAAGCCTTGCGGGAAATTATGCACTTTTTCGTGAGTTTTACCAGCTAAGAATCGAAGCACTTGAACAGGCTAAGCCACATAAAGGCCATGAAATTTTAGCAAGTTGGGAGCAGCGCGGATTAGTTGCCCTCGTTGCAACTCAAAATGTCGATGGGCTTCATCAATTAGCGGGAAATAAGGATGTAGCAGAGCTTCATGGGAATATTGTGACGATTCGCTGTGCAAAATGTAGGAAGCCACATAGTAAGTCGCATTTTATGGAAAACGCAGTATGCACGTATTGCATGCATCATTTGCGCCCAAATGTTGTGTTATTTGGCGAGGCATTACCACAAGAGGCATGGAATCGTACATTCAATACCGTACAAAGTGCAGACGTTGTGCTTGTGATTGGCACGAGCCTTGAAGTATATCCGGTTAACCAATTACCGAAGATGGCTAAAGGTAAGCTTGTATATATTAATTTAGAAGTTGGTACGCATACACAGGGCTTTGATGCAATGATACAGGGTACTGCGGGAGCGGTTTTAGTGCAACTGGATGCATTCCTAAGTAGATAA
- a CDS encoding SAM-dependent methyltransferase, which yields MDHLLACMKIIGDDTIQRTQLAHRMALVEAFQIKEGMCVLEIGCGQGDTTVALAEAVGKSGKVVALDIASPHYGAPITLGEASDTIKQSPLGARIDFHYETDFLVFDTVERFDAIILSHCSWYFSNPQQLLAYFQKMSSMTNRLCFAEWDVDYTERNQRSHFCAVQILALSSAFFGGDGNIQNVFHKAQIQEMLAQAGFKVQQPILIDATYLQDGEWEIDYANELYEQLQQAPMVIQTLATSYYHLMNRDEANRQSLNSFVIIATQ from the coding sequence TTGGATCATTTATTAGCATGTATGAAAATTATTGGGGATGACACCATACAACGCACACAGTTAGCCCATCGAATGGCATTAGTCGAAGCTTTCCAAATAAAAGAGGGTATGTGTGTATTAGAAATTGGCTGTGGTCAAGGGGATACTACCGTAGCATTAGCAGAAGCTGTTGGTAAATCAGGCAAAGTGGTTGCCCTTGATATCGCTTCACCGCACTACGGGGCGCCGATTACACTTGGGGAAGCTTCTGATACAATCAAGCAATCTCCACTCGGGGCTCGAATTGACTTTCATTACGAAACAGACTTTTTAGTATTTGATACCGTTGAAAGGTTCGACGCTATCATATTATCACACTGCTCTTGGTATTTCTCGAATCCACAGCAGCTACTTGCCTACTTTCAGAAAATGAGTTCAATGACAAATCGTCTTTGTTTTGCTGAATGGGATGTTGACTATACAGAAAGGAACCAACGCTCCCACTTTTGCGCAGTCCAAATTCTTGCCCTTTCTAGTGCCTTTTTCGGTGGGGATGGCAATATACAAAACGTCTTCCATAAAGCACAAATTCAAGAAATGCTAGCGCAAGCAGGGTTTAAAGTCCAGCAGCCAATACTAATTGACGCGACATACTTACAAGACGGCGAATGGGAAATTGATTACGCAAATGAGTTGTACGAGCAGTTACAGCAAGCACCCATGGTGATTCAAACATTAGCTACGAGCTATTATCATTTAATGAATCGAGATGAAGCAAATCGGCAATCATTAAATAGCTTTGTGATCATCGCTACACAATGA